A stretch of the Oligoflexus sp. genome encodes the following:
- a CDS encoding adenylate/guanylate cyclase domain-containing protein — translation MHIPFWLAPKVVRETRSPEILRAWFQHENDFCRRQLATSFIGVGLLILGFIPLDMHLGEVNPGLTYALLLRGIPSLLFLIGGLYLRFGMRWGGEQGFLIPKVYGIALVGIMTALQYCYAADFPDRARFYPPLIAAFAVFTLRVDWFEAILIFAMQVWVWLLFSEWNASLIVRDVNYQLFGCVLALLFQKRIAYEAANFVSEEKRRIIERENAMLRLKRTSMLLQRFLPPDVTQDILQGGFDFNATPRKMTVTMLFCDVADFTRLAERVPLEKLGEFLNSYFAAMTEVVFAHGGMIDKFIGDGVLAIFGFPLELSPAEQAQKAAQCAREMLEVLPAVQKDICDDFDRAPVHVRIGIHQGEVIIGGFGGEARTDYMALGATPLMAQRLKASAPESGIVVSEAVAEALAYVGCEDYGERMLRGIGPRRVFQLQAVPEDSIQGIGSGGFRDKMAA, via the coding sequence ATGCACATACCTTTCTGGTTGGCTCCCAAAGTCGTTCGGGAAACGCGTTCGCCCGAAATCCTGAGAGCCTGGTTTCAGCACGAGAATGATTTCTGTCGGCGTCAGCTGGCCACCAGTTTTATAGGCGTGGGACTTTTGATCCTGGGCTTTATTCCCCTGGATATGCATCTGGGTGAAGTGAATCCGGGACTGACCTATGCTCTGCTCCTGCGCGGTATACCGTCCCTGCTCTTTTTGATCGGAGGACTTTATCTGCGCTTCGGCATGCGCTGGGGAGGCGAGCAGGGATTTCTGATTCCCAAAGTCTACGGCATTGCCCTGGTTGGTATCATGACGGCTCTGCAGTATTGTTATGCCGCCGACTTTCCCGATCGGGCGCGCTTTTATCCGCCCTTGATCGCTGCGTTCGCCGTATTTACCCTGCGGGTGGATTGGTTCGAGGCCATCCTTATTTTCGCCATGCAGGTCTGGGTGTGGCTCCTCTTTTCCGAATGGAATGCGAGTCTGATCGTTCGCGATGTGAATTATCAGCTCTTTGGCTGCGTGCTGGCTTTGCTCTTTCAAAAGCGCATCGCCTATGAAGCGGCGAACTTCGTGAGTGAAGAAAAGCGCCGGATCATCGAGCGCGAGAATGCGATGCTGCGCCTCAAACGGACGTCCATGCTGCTGCAGCGTTTTCTTCCTCCCGATGTGACCCAGGATATTCTGCAGGGTGGCTTTGATTTCAATGCCACACCGCGGAAGATGACGGTGACCATGCTTTTCTGTGATGTCGCCGATTTTACAAGGCTTGCGGAACGCGTGCCGCTGGAAAAGCTGGGCGAATTCCTGAATAGTTATTTTGCAGCCATGACCGAAGTCGTCTTTGCCCATGGCGGGATGATCGATAAATTCATCGGCGATGGAGTTCTGGCCATCTTTGGTTTCCCCCTCGAACTTTCCCCCGCGGAGCAGGCGCAGAAAGCGGCTCAGTGCGCGCGTGAAATGCTTGAGGTGCTGCCGGCCGTGCAGAAGGATATCTGTGATGACTTCGATCGCGCGCCGGTGCATGTCAGGATCGGGATTCATCAGGGCGAGGTCATCATCGGCGGTTTCGGGGGTGAAGCGCGAACCGATTATATGGCCCTGGGCGCCACGCCGCTCATGGCGCAAAGACTCAAAGCCTCGGCGCCGGAAAGCGGGATCGTCGTGTCGGAAGCCGTGGCCGAGGCGCTGGCTTATGTGGGCTGCGAGGATTATGGCGAGCGTATGCTGCGTGGAATAGGGCCGCGTCGCGTCTTTCAATTGCAGGCTGTTCCCGAAGACTCAATTCAGGGTATCGGCTCTGGCGGATTTCGCGATAAAATGGCCGCCTAA
- a CDS encoding carboxylate-amine ligase, whose amino-acid sequence MSQTLRLFEGYGIEMEYMIVDRQTLAVKPICDQVIEALSGEITNEISLGRINLSNELVLHVIEFKGNGPQKDLVRLASSFQSEIQRVNALLEKWNACLLPTAMHPTMDPLKDTKIWPHGQNTIYETYNRIFDCKGHGWSNLQSVHINLPFADDAEFAKLHAAIRIALPLLPGLAASSPVVEGKITGIHDNRLNFYSQNQKRIPSIIGDIIPEAVFTQKDYEEKILRRIERDIQPFDSEGILEGEWLNSRGAIARFERNAIEIRVLDIQECVAADFAVIGLVVSLVKSLVDERWMPLSEQKAAHEKELQKTFMGALRDGGAFEVNDPFLLRCFGQKKPLSLQSLWRHIFAQLVNEDYQVKHFAEQADTLLQKGTLSHRILKKLPALPAPQDIHRTWQTLAASLNEGTFYG is encoded by the coding sequence GTGAGCCAGACCCTGCGGCTATTTGAAGGCTACGGCATCGAAATGGAGTATATGATCGTCGATCGCCAGACCCTTGCGGTGAAGCCGATCTGTGATCAGGTGATCGAGGCGCTGTCGGGTGAAATCACCAACGAGATTTCCCTGGGCCGCATCAATCTCTCGAACGAGCTTGTTCTGCATGTGATCGAATTCAAGGGCAATGGTCCCCAAAAAGACCTTGTGCGCCTTGCAAGCTCATTTCAAAGCGAGATTCAAAGGGTGAACGCCCTTTTGGAAAAGTGGAACGCCTGCCTGCTTCCGACGGCCATGCATCCCACCATGGACCCATTGAAGGACACCAAAATCTGGCCACACGGGCAGAATACCATCTATGAAACCTATAATCGGATCTTTGATTGCAAAGGACACGGCTGGTCCAACTTGCAGAGCGTTCACATCAACCTTCCCTTCGCGGATGACGCGGAATTCGCCAAACTCCACGCCGCGATTCGCATCGCGTTGCCGCTCCTGCCCGGTCTGGCAGCGAGTTCGCCCGTGGTGGAAGGCAAGATCACCGGCATCCACGACAACCGTCTGAATTTTTATTCCCAGAATCAGAAGCGCATCCCCTCGATCATCGGCGATATCATTCCGGAAGCCGTCTTCACGCAGAAGGATTATGAAGAAAAAATCCTGCGCCGCATCGAAAGGGATATTCAGCCTTTTGATTCCGAAGGCATCCTGGAAGGCGAATGGCTGAATTCCCGTGGCGCCATCGCCCGTTTTGAACGGAATGCCATCGAAATCCGGGTGCTCGACATCCAGGAATGCGTGGCGGCTGACTTCGCCGTCATCGGCCTTGTCGTGTCGCTGGTCAAGAGCCTGGTCGATGAACGCTGGATGCCTCTTTCGGAACAGAAGGCGGCTCACGAAAAAGAGCTGCAAAAAACCTTCATGGGCGCCCTGCGCGACGGCGGGGCCTTCGAAGTGAATGATCCCTTCCTTCTGCGCTGTTTCGGGCAGAAGAAGCCTTTGAGCCTGCAGAGCCTCTGGCGGCATATCTTCGCTCAGCTCGTGAATGAAGACTACCAGGTGAAGCATTTCGCCGAGCAGGCGGATACCCTTTTGCAAAAGGGGACGCTGAGCCATCGCATTCTGAAGAAACTGCCGGCTCTGCCCGCGCCTCAGGATATTCATCGGACCTGGCAGACTCTCGCGGCCAGCCTGAATGAAGGAACCTTCTATGGCTAA
- a CDS encoding endo-1,4-beta-xylanase: MKSRLLCASLILAAMGCKEKSDDKTPPPPPPSFSLSQSYQDLFTLGVALKSEALSGPDVPLITRNFNRITAEYEMKWAPLMKGKEYDFTAADTLVDFAAANRMQMTGHTLLWHIDTPDWVFTDDAGNAVDRETLRARIKSHIETTMKHFQGRVDNWDVVNEVLADEDGLTWRPSKFYQIYGNEDYIVDAFRFAHEADPTVELWYNDYVLENPIKLKKLLVLIRRLKAEGIPLAGVGFQGHYNLGWPGVDLIEQAFQAVIAEGLKVKVSELDVTVYSDYPNGIFEPEAAKPCDANILNLQAQRYGQLFELFRRYKGHLAHVTMWGVRDNSSWLNDLVKDRQDCPLLFDGNGEPKPSYFEALP; this comes from the coding sequence ATGAAATCTCGACTCTTATGCGCAAGCTTGATCCTGGCGGCCATGGGCTGCAAAGAAAAGTCTGATGACAAAACCCCTCCCCCTCCGCCCCCTTCGTTTTCCCTGTCGCAATCCTATCAGGACCTTTTTACCCTGGGTGTGGCTCTGAAAAGCGAAGCCCTGAGCGGTCCTGATGTGCCGTTGATCACCCGTAACTTCAACCGGATCACGGCGGAATATGAAATGAAGTGGGCCCCTCTCATGAAGGGCAAGGAATATGACTTCACAGCGGCCGATACCTTGGTCGACTTTGCGGCCGCGAATCGCATGCAGATGACAGGCCACACTTTGCTCTGGCACATAGATACCCCGGACTGGGTTTTCACTGACGACGCCGGCAATGCGGTGGATCGGGAGACCCTGCGCGCCCGCATTAAATCCCATATCGAAACCACGATGAAACACTTCCAAGGCCGCGTGGATAACTGGGATGTCGTGAATGAGGTCCTGGCTGATGAAGACGGCCTGACCTGGCGTCCTTCCAAGTTCTACCAGATCTATGGCAACGAGGATTACATCGTGGACGCCTTCCGCTTCGCGCATGAGGCGGACCCCACAGTCGAACTCTGGTACAACGATTATGTTCTGGAAAACCCGATCAAATTGAAAAAGCTTCTGGTGCTGATCAGGCGTTTGAAGGCCGAAGGCATTCCGCTGGCTGGAGTAGGCTTTCAGGGGCACTATAACCTCGGTTGGCCTGGAGTGGATCTGATCGAACAGGCCTTTCAGGCTGTGATTGCCGAAGGCCTTAAGGTCAAGGTCAGTGAACTGGATGTGACCGTTTACAGTGATTATCCCAACGGCATCTTCGAACCGGAAGCCGCCAAACCCTGTGACGCGAATATCCTGAATCTGCAGGCGCAGCGTTATGGTCAGCTGTTTGAACTCTTCCGCCGTTACAAAGGTCACCTCGCTCACGTCACCATGTGGGGCGTGCGCGATAACAGCAGCTGGCTCAATGATCTGGTGAAGGATCGCCAGGATTGCCCGCTGCTCTTTGATGGGAACGGAGAGCCGAAGCCTTCATACTTCGAAGCCCTGCCTTAA
- a CDS encoding peptide-N-glycosidase F-related protein: MRKFWLALSSWIVACTAMAATPGTLRVPLTSGTHVYFKGDDNRREQSVQVNLPEAVEDYARVTLQFRLSCPDGKCDRWDRVGTMSLQNQDHSEPLELLRFITPYGIGANWTYDLSDFLPLLQGPATFRFFIDTWVGPGHPGGNGWMIEAELVYEKASDDRPVAAYVQPIMSFDDIVYGDPLISTERRARVLPLVGYRSAQMRMVITGHGQGNDGNCAEFCAKSHKVTIGKEHFEATIWRDNCATTVDPNQKGTWQYPRAGWCPGDKVEPWRIDVTTALLNGITDFVYQPETFENTCRPGVLDCSACVFGTGCEYDGGLHTEPRYFVSAYLIYYK, from the coding sequence ATGCGCAAATTTTGGCTCGCGCTCAGCAGCTGGATCGTGGCGTGTACGGCCATGGCCGCGACCCCGGGCACCCTTCGCGTGCCCTTGACCTCTGGCACTCATGTCTACTTCAAAGGTGATGACAACCGGCGCGAACAGAGCGTGCAGGTGAATTTGCCGGAAGCCGTCGAGGACTATGCACGCGTCACGCTGCAATTCAGACTTTCCTGCCCTGATGGGAAATGCGACCGTTGGGATCGCGTGGGGACTATGAGCCTTCAGAATCAAGACCATTCTGAGCCTTTGGAACTGCTGCGCTTTATCACGCCCTATGGCATCGGCGCGAACTGGACCTATGATCTGAGCGATTTCCTGCCTCTTTTGCAGGGGCCTGCGACCTTCCGCTTTTTCATTGATACCTGGGTGGGACCGGGGCATCCGGGTGGCAACGGCTGGATGATCGAAGCGGAACTCGTCTATGAAAAGGCGAGCGACGATCGTCCGGTGGCGGCCTATGTTCAGCCCATCATGAGTTTTGACGACATCGTCTACGGTGATCCTTTGATCAGCACGGAACGCAGAGCCCGCGTGCTGCCCCTGGTCGGTTACCGTTCGGCGCAGATGCGCATGGTCATCACCGGGCACGGTCAGGGCAATGATGGCAACTGTGCCGAGTTCTGCGCGAAATCCCATAAGGTGACGATCGGCAAAGAGCATTTTGAAGCGACGATATGGCGTGATAACTGCGCGACCACAGTCGACCCCAATCAGAAGGGAACCTGGCAGTATCCGCGTGCTGGCTGGTGTCCAGGTGACAAGGTGGAGCCATGGAGGATAGATGTCACGACGGCGCTTTTGAATGGAATCACAGATTTCGTTTATCAGCCCGAGACTTTTGAAAACACCTGTCGTCCCGGAGTTTTGGACTGCAGCGCCTGTGTGTTTGGGACGGGCTGCGAATACGATGGCGGCCTCCACACGGAACCACGTTACTTCGTCTCGGCATACCTGATTTATTATAAGTGA
- a CDS encoding AAA family ATPase — protein sequence MSLHEKLEAFLQQPASYPEATARVELRETHISKVFLTDHAAFKIKKPLKLPFLDYSNLERRRDACFAELELNRRFSHDIYRDVVAITVDEKGFTWNGRGPTLEYAVWMRRIPDACLMDVRLRERTFQKEDSERLIAHLVHCYQEAPHGARDGELYWQRLRALIDENRSSLYELALHLKLDPEPWLALCSRQLLFMQVNRRLMITRAEDGFVIEGHGDLRPEHIVFEDRVSLIDGIEFNRDLRVLDQADELSFLAMECAVMGYSEPGHEIRHRVLQDLNDPAPPELLAFYESYRATVRAKVNALRAEQETGEKQKRTLALIADYQNIAENALKKAMPPVAFIVAGAMGSGKTTLARSLKQELGAVHWESDEIRRKVFGKSQGATAYGQGHYTPAARLCVYESLRDHMMISLAAGMNVIVDASFSHPDFVRTMLEPLLKDNRPYVILVCECSDDEAMARIRKRMHEGDSPSEARPDLYLEQKRKGDWTFATFPHWRVNTEHDQQEEMRKVFDYTGRVLRQGFEV from the coding sequence ATGAGCTTACATGAAAAACTGGAGGCCTTCCTCCAACAGCCCGCATCCTATCCCGAGGCGACAGCACGCGTGGAGCTGCGGGAAACGCATATTTCCAAAGTTTTCCTGACAGATCACGCGGCCTTTAAAATCAAAAAGCCATTGAAGCTGCCTTTTCTGGATTATTCCAACCTGGAAAGAAGGCGGGACGCATGCTTTGCGGAACTGGAACTCAATCGGCGGTTTTCGCACGACATTTATCGGGATGTGGTCGCTATTACCGTGGATGAGAAGGGTTTCACCTGGAATGGCCGAGGTCCAACCTTGGAGTATGCGGTCTGGATGCGCCGCATTCCCGACGCCTGCCTGATGGATGTGCGCCTTCGTGAAAGGACCTTTCAAAAGGAAGATAGTGAACGCTTGATCGCTCATCTTGTCCACTGCTATCAGGAGGCGCCGCATGGAGCCAGGGATGGTGAGCTTTATTGGCAAAGGCTGCGCGCTTTGATCGACGAGAATCGTTCCAGTCTTTATGAATTGGCCCTTCATCTGAAGCTCGATCCCGAACCCTGGCTGGCTCTGTGCTCACGGCAGCTCCTCTTTATGCAGGTCAATCGCCGCCTCATGATCACTCGTGCGGAAGATGGTTTTGTGATCGAAGGCCACGGGGACCTGAGGCCCGAGCATATCGTTTTTGAAGACCGCGTTTCCTTGATTGATGGGATTGAATTCAATCGTGATCTGCGGGTCCTGGATCAGGCCGATGAACTTTCCTTCCTGGCCATGGAATGCGCAGTGATGGGCTATTCCGAGCCAGGCCATGAAATCAGGCATCGGGTGCTGCAGGACTTAAATGATCCAGCTCCACCCGAGCTGCTGGCATTTTACGAATCCTACCGAGCGACAGTCAGGGCCAAGGTGAATGCTCTCCGTGCGGAGCAGGAGACGGGTGAAAAGCAAAAGCGAACTCTGGCATTGATTGCGGATTATCAAAACATAGCGGAAAATGCCCTGAAAAAAGCCATGCCGCCGGTCGCCTTCATCGTCGCGGGAGCCATGGGGTCAGGCAAGACCACGCTCGCCCGCAGCCTGAAACAGGAACTCGGGGCCGTACACTGGGAAAGCGATGAGATCAGGCGGAAGGTTTTCGGGAAAAGCCAGGGGGCGACGGCCTATGGGCAGGGGCATTATACGCCTGCTGCCCGGTTATGCGTCTACGAAAGCCTACGGGATCATATGATGATTTCTCTGGCGGCGGGAATGAATGTCATTGTCGATGCCTCCTTCAGTCATCCTGATTTTGTGCGGACCATGCTGGAGCCGCTGCTTAAGGACAATCGACCTTATGTGATCCTGGTCTGTGAGTGTTCGGATGATGAAGCCATGGCCCGCATTCGCAAGCGCATGCATGAGGGAGACTCGCCTTCGGAAGCACGCCCCGATCTTTACCTGGAACAAAAACGGAAGGGAGATTGGACCTTCGCGACCTTTCCCCACTGGCGCGTGAATACTGAGCACGATCAGCAGGAGGAAATGCGGAAGGTCTTTGATTACACAGGCCGCGTCTTAAGGCAGGGCTTCGAAGTATGA
- the lysM gene encoding peptidoglycan-binding protein LysM — protein MGLFDFIKELGHKDKDADDAKLQQELTSLVNKAGISVQNFQLKFDKGLATLSGVTNSQKDLELVRLIVGNHRAVQKVNDDGLHVAAYAPGQSVPQKPLVLAPNQPQTAATGAPATSAATDAASMMVTVKKGDTLSKIAKDYLGNANLYHQIFEANRPMLKDPDEIFPGQVLRIPAELKPEAQTMTQGHMPPPSPAQPQPHA, from the coding sequence ATGGGCCTTTTTGATTTCATCAAGGAACTTGGTCACAAGGACAAGGATGCTGATGATGCCAAATTGCAACAGGAACTGACCAGCCTCGTGAACAAGGCCGGTATCTCGGTCCAGAATTTTCAACTCAAGTTCGACAAGGGTCTGGCAACTCTGAGTGGTGTTACCAATAGCCAGAAGGATCTGGAGCTGGTGCGTCTGATCGTGGGCAATCATCGCGCTGTGCAGAAAGTTAATGACGACGGATTGCATGTGGCGGCTTATGCACCGGGGCAGAGCGTGCCTCAGAAGCCGCTGGTCCTGGCTCCGAATCAGCCGCAGACAGCTGCGACCGGAGCCCCAGCCACCTCTGCCGCCACGGACGCAGCGTCGATGATGGTGACGGTGAAGAAGGGCGATACGCTGTCCAAAATAGCCAAGGATTATCTGGGCAATGCCAACCTCTATCATCAGATTTTCGAGGCCAATCGGCCCATGCTGAAAGATCCGGATGAAATTTTCCCAGGTCAGGTTCTTCGCATTCCTGCGGAGCTGAAACCCGAGGCTCAAACAATGACCCAGGGTCATATGCCGCCGCCTTCACCCGCGCAGCCCCAGCCTCACGCCTGA
- a CDS encoding papain-like cysteine protease family protein — MGNQKKKINIRKQPDDVTCGPTCLHSIYEYMSDKAALEQVIKEVPMLETGGTYASRLGVHALKRGYRAQIWSFNLNIFDPTWFGLPPAQMFEKLKLQRHAKKQRKLRTASDGYMEFLEHGGTLHFEDLTPELLVRLLSGPRPVIAGLSATYLYQSSREDPKTCEHNDIKGRPSGHFVVLTGIDKDSQMVHISDPYFPNNLSEQNTYTISINRVICAILLGVVTYDANLLLIQRKDAPHEEPHRS; from the coding sequence ATGGGCAATCAGAAGAAGAAGATCAACATTCGGAAGCAACCGGATGATGTGACCTGTGGACCGACATGCCTGCATTCCATTTATGAGTACATGAGCGATAAGGCCGCCCTGGAGCAGGTGATCAAGGAAGTGCCCATGCTCGAGACCGGCGGAACCTATGCCTCGCGTCTCGGCGTGCACGCTTTGAAACGAGGCTACCGGGCCCAGATCTGGTCATTCAACCTCAACATTTTCGATCCGACCTGGTTTGGGTTGCCACCCGCGCAGATGTTTGAGAAACTGAAATTACAGCGTCACGCCAAGAAGCAAAGGAAACTGCGCACGGCCAGTGACGGGTACATGGAGTTTCTTGAACACGGTGGCACGCTGCATTTTGAAGACCTCACGCCTGAGCTTCTCGTTCGTCTCCTCAGCGGGCCGCGCCCTGTGATCGCGGGGCTGAGCGCGACCTACCTTTATCAAAGCTCACGCGAGGATCCCAAGACCTGCGAACATAATGATATCAAAGGGCGTCCATCCGGGCATTTCGTGGTCCTGACCGGGATCGACAAAGACTCCCAGATGGTGCACATCTCCGATCCTTATTTTCCGAATAACCTGTCCGAACAGAACACTTATACGATCTCCATCAACCGCGTGATCTGTGCGATCCTGCTCGGTGTGGTGACCTATGATGCCAACTTACTTCTCATACAGAGGAAAGACGCGCCCCATGAAGAACCTCATCGTAGTTGA
- a CDS encoding response regulator: MFINLKKVLIVDDVEDFRVLLKNWISFRGLEVITAENGREAISILEKERMDLIITDFQMPQMDGLELLEWCRQHEIRVPVIFTSASAMPLDRELIALGDCCATRLEKPLNFLILAAALDAAERHEHHRDCLHQPYKVAVEAEYRLSERGDDA; encoded by the coding sequence ATGTTTATCAATCTGAAAAAAGTTCTCATTGTCGATGACGTGGAGGATTTTCGCGTCCTTCTGAAGAATTGGATCAGCTTTCGCGGGCTCGAGGTCATCACGGCGGAAAACGGTCGAGAAGCCATCAGCATCCTGGAAAAGGAGCGCATGGATCTCATCATCACCGACTTTCAGATGCCGCAGATGGATGGGCTTGAACTCCTGGAATGGTGCCGTCAGCATGAGATTCGCGTCCCTGTGATCTTCACCTCGGCATCCGCAATGCCTCTGGATCGCGAGCTTATCGCCCTGGGCGACTGCTGTGCCACGCGTTTGGAAAAACCCCTGAATTTCTTGATACTCGCCGCAGCCCTGGACGCAGCCGAACGGCATGAACATCATCGCGATTGTCTGCATCAGCCGTATAAAGTCGCTGTCGAAGCCGAATACCGCCTGAGCGAACGCGGCGATGACGCCTAA
- a CDS encoding RimK family protein → MKNLIVVESVDEWPRRLGDFEVVSDIDYFVDEGFQNIKNYRVFNLCRSYRYQSSGYYVSLLAAARGHKPIPSLSTIQEMKTKAFVKITSENLDDLVQKSLADIKSESFELSIYFGKNMARKYDKLSNELYKYFAAPLIRAKFVKKNKWLLSSIGPISLKDVPHSHQTDLIGFAESYFKCGSQRKQVKSARYSLAILRNPKEQFPPSDEKAIQKFMKAARDMNMEVDIIGPDDLRRLAEYDALFIRETTNVNHHTFRFAQKAKALGLVVIDDPESILRCTNKVYLAELLKRHNIPTPKTFMIHKKNLDQIIDKLPVPCVLKRPDSSFSQGVVKAETQADIREKVMTMLEDSDLIIAQEFMPTPFDWRIGIVDNKPLYACKYYMARNHWQIYHTDKEGELDYGHSETFPLEEISPKLRMLAVKTASVVGDGLYGLDIKEKDGKFYIIEVNDNPSIDGGIEDRIIKNQLYEEIMRVFIKRLDRKTKGYTE, encoded by the coding sequence ATGAAGAACCTCATCGTAGTTGAATCCGTTGATGAATGGCCGAGGCGACTCGGCGACTTTGAGGTTGTCAGCGATATAGATTACTTCGTGGATGAAGGCTTCCAGAATATCAAGAACTATCGGGTCTTCAACCTCTGCCGGTCCTATCGCTATCAAAGTTCGGGTTATTATGTTTCCTTGCTTGCAGCTGCCCGGGGACACAAGCCCATTCCATCGCTCAGCACTATCCAGGAAATGAAGACCAAGGCCTTCGTCAAGATCACCTCGGAAAACCTTGACGACCTTGTGCAAAAGTCCCTGGCGGATATCAAATCGGAGAGCTTCGAACTCAGCATCTACTTTGGCAAGAACATGGCCAGAAAGTACGATAAGCTGAGCAACGAACTCTATAAGTACTTCGCCGCCCCGCTGATTCGCGCCAAGTTCGTGAAGAAGAACAAGTGGCTTTTGAGTTCGATCGGCCCGATCAGTCTGAAGGATGTCCCGCATTCCCACCAGACTGATCTGATTGGTTTCGCGGAAAGCTATTTCAAGTGCGGTTCGCAGAGAAAGCAGGTGAAGTCCGCGCGCTATAGCCTGGCGATCCTCCGGAATCCGAAGGAGCAGTTTCCGCCGTCGGATGAAAAGGCCATTCAAAAATTCATGAAGGCCGCCCGCGATATGAACATGGAGGTCGATATCATCGGCCCCGACGATCTGCGCCGGCTTGCGGAATATGATGCGCTCTTCATCCGGGAAACGACCAACGTCAATCACCATACCTTCCGCTTCGCCCAGAAAGCCAAGGCCCTCGGCCTTGTCGTGATCGATGATCCCGAGTCCATCCTCCGCTGTACGAACAAGGTCTACCTTGCCGAACTTTTGAAGCGGCATAATATTCCGACGCCCAAAACCTTCATGATCCATAAGAAAAACCTGGATCAGATCATCGACAAGCTGCCTGTACCCTGCGTTCTGAAGCGCCCGGACAGCAGCTTTTCCCAGGGCGTGGTGAAGGCCGAGACGCAGGCGGATATCCGTGAGAAGGTGATGACCATGCTCGAAGACTCCGACCTCATCATCGCCCAGGAATTCATGCCGACGCCCTTCGACTGGCGGATCGGCATCGTTGATAATAAACCGCTGTATGCCTGCAAATACTATATGGCCCGGAACCACTGGCAGATCTATCACACCGACAAGGAAGGCGAGCTGGATTACGGCCACTCGGAGACCTTTCCTCTGGAAGAGATATCTCCGAAGCTCCGCATGCTGGCCGTGAAAACGGCCTCGGTGGTCGGGGATGGACTTTACGGCCTTGATATCAAGGAAAAGGACGGCAAGTTCTATATCATCGAGGTCAATGACAATCCCAGTATCGACGGCGGCATCGAAGACCGTATCATTAAGAATCAACTCTATGAAGAGATCATGCGCGTCTTCATCAAGAGGCTGGACCGCAAAACGAAAGGATACACCGAGTGA
- a CDS encoding N-formylglutamate amidohydrolase codes for MAKSSGSGHWTVLITCEHAGNKVPAALMKRMSRAQQKDLHTHKGWDPGALALAQKAAQTLDAPLLFTQISRLLVDCNRSPHHPRCLGPAFRDEEAAEKNFILAAFYWPHRNAIEKEILKSIQNGSSVLHLAMHSFTPVLDGKKRRAEVGLLYDPARPFEKMWSDALMKEMKSEWPDWRLRRNYPYLGKSDGLTTWLRRHYGPNEYAGVELEWNQALFTDDKPDARMKRGLARCLQNLFLHYS; via the coding sequence ATGGCTAAATCCAGCGGCTCCGGGCATTGGACTGTTCTGATCACCTGCGAGCATGCCGGGAACAAGGTGCCGGCCGCCTTGATGAAACGCATGTCGCGGGCTCAGCAGAAGGATCTTCATACCCATAAGGGTTGGGATCCGGGTGCCCTGGCCCTGGCTCAAAAGGCAGCGCAGACACTGGATGCGCCGCTTCTTTTCACGCAGATATCCCGCCTTCTGGTCGATTGCAATCGCTCCCCGCATCATCCGCGCTGCCTTGGGCCTGCTTTCCGGGATGAGGAGGCTGCGGAGAAGAATTTCATCCTGGCCGCCTTTTACTGGCCGCATCGCAACGCGATTGAAAAGGAAATACTGAAGAGCATTCAGAACGGTTCGTCCGTTCTGCATCTGGCCATGCATAGCTTCACGCCGGTCCTCGATGGGAAAAAGCGCAGGGCCGAGGTCGGGCTCCTTTATGATCCCGCGCGTCCCTTTGAAAAAATGTGGTCGGATGCTTTGATGAAGGAGATGAAGAGCGAGTGGCCGGACTGGAGGCTGCGGCGCAATTATCCCTATCTGGGGAAATCAGATGGGCTCACGACCTGGCTGCGCCGGCACTATGGGCCGAATGAATATGCCGGAGTCGAACTCGAATGGAACCAGGCGCTTTTCACCGATGATAAACCGGACGCAAGAATGAAACGCGGCCTTGCGCGTTGCCTGCAGAATCTTTTTCTTCATTACAGTTAA